Proteins found in one Bombus terrestris chromosome 1, iyBomTerr1.2, whole genome shotgun sequence genomic segment:
- the LOC100648270 gene encoding tyrosine-protein kinase Abl isoform X3, which yields MGAQQTKERIVPVGSAARQTRKQPRNLKESRLVGSNIFTEHSEALLQSRPLPHIPALPDGDPPNGSSIQSISQQVNIQQHTVVSSAGLLEAANRWTSKENLLAQEEDDPQLFVALYDFQAGGENQLSLKKGEQVRILSYNKSGEWCEAHSSTGQVGWVPSNYVTPVNSLEKHSWYHGRISRNAAEYLLSSGINGSFLVRESESSPGQRSISLRYEGRVYHYRINEDSEGKMFVTTESKFNTLAELVHHHSMLADGLITQLLYPAPKHNKPTVFPLSPEPDEWEINRTDIVMRHKLGGGQYGDVYEAVWKRYNMTVAVKTLKEDTMALKDFLEEAAIMKEMKHRNLVQLLGVCTREPPFYIITEFMSKGNLLDYLRNESKHQINAVVLMHMATQIASGMSYLESRNFIHRDLAARNCLVGENHLVKVADFGLARLMRDDTYTAHAGAKFPIKWTAPEGLAYNKFSTKSDVWAFGILLWEIATYGMSPYPGVDLTDVYHMLEKGYRMECPPGCPPKVYELMRQCWQWSAADRPTFKEIHHSLENMFQESSITEEVEKQLQGGGEIPLLSYKKSQTGSTGNIHGLVLVSEPLSSSDTTSSVTKLSTFTGGMSSKNNSSIVQMRRSTNKKGKQAPAPPKRTSLLSSCSSFRDSAYQEQDSQNTETNTMTLDDATDLNGIARDLATMAQGTIATGGCEIEEDGEGSQGTAEPNFITQPSTSPEPIPGLTCSQKQIKPRPYPSKEPLPQKLVQVGALEVQNVKRAINRYGTLPKGARIGAYLESLRQSGMPSNQESTTVASSMTPGTVEQHEASIDNSQHRSLSPRQSNLRSQPQMTRSNSSSGVVNTYQPPNSPRTRVVAVRKNNQSDAVGLRTFRVSSNSNFRTASPSRSVQPSLADLEFPPPPADLPPPPDEIFSGQEQAELPPPISCSEISQIRNSPLSIRKAKSTDWRSKEDENEHQEDRNDVSNAEPSVKEACSRFGVNLRRRETQDNSCKTTDNKRTGFKSRIETIEPAAPPEEAPPPPPPPPPPVSTNSPPDSFERKPGMKEMLELKLINEIKQSAETKHGTTTKKPGVISSTPSALLDPASQLLSELCASFNMDSGQRHTQNEYAVSTLKTNEATQEQQQLQIHNTHKDSCISSPVTESILSSGSVGFKLKRVDKRNNPQKEETSDGQIIDFKARLRKVENAEREKSLEEKSTITEQSSESEEQQDDKRRSTGSISSLKKLWENKESCDSQPHSPKLSVRGSSGKQETLDQTEDSPEDHSGASTRSQSSGSKSDTRLWPPPEPEKPVVPAKPLKPLCSSTKHFGSSIYATPNCTKSQHAEDDLSKQNTDSKTAKQIVLELSTLIENSVLNLKSSSTIVMTSWLQLSDKVGLLHGMCANLADSGIAPHARFQFRELLGRLELQARQLRAAGTRNVAENTRLLTDLQNTIKDVVNTVQR from the exons ATGGGTGCTCAACAAACTAAGGAGAGAATTGTTCCTGTTGGCTCTGCTGCGCGACAGACGCGCAAACAGCCTAGGAACCTCAAGGAATCCCGTCTTGTCGGCTCTAATATATTTACGGAGCACAGCG AAGCTCTTTTACAAAGCAGACCGCTACCTCACATTCCGGCATTACCAGATGGTGATCCACCAAATGGGTCCAGCATTCAGTCAATTTCACAACAAGTGAATATTCAACAACATACTGTGGTTTCTTCTGCTGGACTTTTGGAAGCTGCAAATAG GTGGACAAGTAAGGAAAACCTATTGGCACAAGAAGAGGATGATCCTCAACTATTTGTGGCTTTATATGATTTTCAAGCAGGTGGAGAAAATCAGCTCAGTCTTAAGAAAg GAGAACAAGTTCGTATTCTAAGTTATAATAAGAGTGGAGAATGGTGTGAAGCTCATTCAAGTACTGGTCAAGTAGGATGGGTTCCTTCAAATTATGTTACACCAGTAAATTCCTTGGAGAAACACTCCTGGTATCATGGAAGGATATCCAGGAATGCTGCAGAGTATCTCCTAAGCTCTGGTATAAATGGTAGTTTTCTGGTTCGTGAATCAGAAAGCAGTCCAGGTCAACGCAGTATTTCTTTGCGATATGAGGGTAGGGTATACCATTATAGGATTAACGAAGACAGTGAGGGAAAG atGTTTGTTACAACTGAAAGCAAATTTAATACTCTGGCAGAATTAGTACACCACCATTCAATGCTTGCTGATGGTTTAATTACACAATTACTTTATCCTGCACCAAAGCACAATAAACCTACTGTTTTCCCACTTAGCCCAG aaCCTGATGAATGGGAGATTAATAGGACAGACATAGTCATGAGGCATAAATTAGGTGGGGGGCAATATGGGGATGTTTATGAAGCTGTATGGAAGAGGTATAATATGACTGTGGCTGTAAAAACTTTAAAG GAGGATACAATGGCTCTAAAAGACTTTCTGGAGGAAGCTGCAATAATGAAGGAAATGAAGCATAGAAATCTAGTTCAGTTATTAGGTGTATGTACTCGGGAACCGCCTTTCTACATCATTACAGAGTTCATGAGCAAAGGAAATTTGCTAGACTATTTGCGGAATGAGAGTAAACATCAAATAAATGCCGTCGTTTTGATGCATATGGCTACGCAGATCGCCAGTGGAATGAGTTACTTGGAAAGCAGAAATTTCATTCACAG AGATCTAGCGGCTCGAAACTGCCTAGTGGGTGAAAATCATCTGGTGAAGGTCGCAGACTTCGGCTTGGCCCGGTTGATGAGAGATGATACGTACACGGCTCACGCTGGAGCGAAATTCCCTATAAAATGGACTGCTCCAGAAGGACTAGCATATAATAAGTTTTCTACGAAG tcTGATGTGTGGGCATTTGGCATCTTACTTTGGGAAATAGCAACCTATGGAATGTCTCCCTACCCTGGTGTTGATTTGACCGATGTCTATCATATGCTGGAAAAAGGCTACAGAATGGAATGTCCACCTGGATGTCCACCGAAAGTATATGAATTGATGCGGCAATGTTGGCAGTGGTCTGCTGCTGATAGGCCCACTTTCAAAGAAATTCACCACTCTCTTGAAAATATGTTTCAAGAATCTAGTATTACAGAAG AAGTTGAAAAGCAATTGCAAGGAGGAGGAGAAATTCCTTTACTTTCATACAAAAAATCTCAGACTGGTAGCACTGGAAACATCCATGGGCTTGTTCTAGTTTCTGAACCATTATCTTCTTCAG ATACTACCAGTTCTGTAACGAAACTGAGTACATTCACAGGTGGTATGTCGAGTAAGAACAATAGTAGTATCGTACAAATGAGACGTTCTACAAATAAAAAGGGGAAACAGGCTCCAGCCCCTCCAAAAAGAACGAG CTTGCTGTCGTCGTGCAGTTCGTTCCGCGACTCTGCCTATCAAGAGCAAGACTCTCAAAACACTGAAACGAACACCATGACTCTCGACGATGCCACGGATCTAAATG GTATTGCGCGAGATCTCGCGACGATGGCTCAAGGAACGATTGCTACAGGAGGCTGTGAAATCGAGGAGGATGGAGAGGGTTCTCAGGGTACGGCGGAACCAAACTTTATCACTCAACCTTCAACGTCTCCGGAACCTATACCTGGCTTAACCTGTTCACAAAAACAAATTAAGCCAAGACCTTATCCATCGAAAGAGCCATTACCACAAAAG ttGGTACAAGTTGGTGCATTAGAAGTACAGAACGTAAAAAGAGCCATTAATCGTTATGGTACATTGCCAAAAGGTGCTAGAATTGGCGCGTATTTGGAGTCTTTACGTCAGAGTGGCATGCCATCGAATCAGGAATCGACGACAGTGGCTTCTTCTATGACACCCGGTACAGTGGAACAACATGAAGCATCTATCGACAATTCGCAACACAGATCTCTTTCTCCTCGTCAAAGTAATTTACGAAGTCAGCCTCAAATGACTCGTAGTAATTCTTCAAGCGGTGTTGTTAATACTTATCAACCTCCAAATTCTCCCCGTACTCGAGTAGTAGCTGTAAGAAAGAATAATCAGTCTGATGCTGTCGGTTTAAGAACTTTTCGGGTTTCAAGTAACTCTAATTTTCGTACTGCGAGCCCATCGAGATCTGTTCAACCGTCGTTAGCTGACTTGGAGTTTCCTCCTCCACCCGCAGATTTGCCTCCTCCACCAGATGAAATTTTTTCTGGGCAAGAACAAGCTGAACTACCACCTCCTATTTCTTGCAGCGAAATTTCTCAAATAAGAAATTCTCCTTTATCCATAAGAAAAGCAAAGAGTACAGATTGGCGTTCAAAGGAGGATGAAAATGAGCATCAAGAAGACAGGAATGATGTTAGTAACGCAGAACCCTCTGTAAAAGAAGCGTGCTCGAGGTTTGGAGTTAATTTGAGACGCAGAGAAACTCAAGATAACTCGTGTAAAACTACCGATAATAAAAGAACGGGTTTTAAGTCCAGGATAGAAACAATCGAGCCTGCTGCACCACCAGAAGAAGCGCCACCACCTCCtccaccacctccaccaccaGTTTCCACAAATTCACCTCCTGATAGCTTTGAACGGAAGCCTGGAATGAAAGAGATGTTGGAATTGAAGctgataaatgaaattaaacaaagTGCAGAAACTAAACATGGTACTACTACGAAAAAACCTGGAGTAATAAGCAGTACTCCATCTGCTCTTCTGGATCCAGCATCACAGTTACTTTCGGAACTCTGTGCTAGTTTTAACATGGATTCTGGACAAAG ACACACTCAAAATGAGTACGCTGTATCAACTTTAAAAACCAACGAAGCAACTCAAGAACAACAACAACTTCAAATACATAATACTCATAAAGATTCATGCATATCTTCTCCAGTAACTGAGTCGATACTCTCTAGCGGAAGTGTCGGTTTTAAGTTGAAGAGAGTAGATAAGCGAAATAATCCGCAAAAGGAGGAGACATCTGATGGACAAATAATCGATTTCAAGGCCAGACTTCGAAAAGTTGAGAATGCAGAAAGGGAAAAATCGTTAGAGGAGAAAAGTACTATCACTGAACAATCTTCAGAATCAGAAGAACAACAAGATGATAAGCGCAGAAGCACTGGTAGTATCAGCAGTTTAAAGAAGCTTTGGGAAAATAAAGAATCCTGTGATAGTCAGCCTCACAGCCCAAAACTCAGTGTCAGAGGAAGTAGCGGTAAACAAGAAACTCTTGACCAGACAGAAGATTCACCTGAAGATCATAGTGGAGCCTCAACCCGTAGTCAGAG TTCTGGTAGCAAAAGTGATACTAGACTATGGCCACCACCTGAACCAGAAAAACCAGTTGTTCCTGCAAAACCACTAAAACCATTGTGTTCTTCAACTAAACATTTTGGTTCTTCAATTTACGCAACACCAAACTGTACGAAATCTCAACATGCAGAAGATGATCTAAGTAAACAGAATACAGACTCAAAAACCGCAAAACAGATCGTACTGGAGCTTTCAACATTAATTGAGAACAgcgtattaaatttgaaaagtaGCTCAACGATAGTAATGACTAGCTGGCTTCAACTTTCAGACAAGGTAGGGCTGTTACATGGAATGTGCGCTAATCTCGCAGACAGTGGTATCGCACCACATGCGCGATTTCAGTTTCGCGAACTTCTTGGAAGGTTAGAGCTTCAGGCACGACAACTTCGTGCAGCTGGTACTCGAAATGTCGCAGAGAATACAAGACTTCTCACTGACCTCCAAAACACGATAAAGGATGTTGTCAATACCGTACAAAGATAA
- the LOC100648270 gene encoding tyrosine-protein kinase Abl isoform X4 encodes MGAQQTKERIVPVGSAARQTRKQPRNLKESRLVGSNIFTEHSEALLQSRPLPHIPALPDGDPPNGSSIQSISQQVNIQQHTVVSSAGLLEAANRWTSKENLLAQEEDDPQLFVALYDFQAGGENQLSLKKGEQVRILSYNKSGEWCEAHSSTGQVGWVPSNYVTPVNSLEKHSWYHGRISRNAAEYLLSSGINGSFLVRESESSPGQRSISLRYEGRVYHYRINEDSEGKMFVTTESKFNTLAELVHHHSMLADGLITQLLYPAPKHNKPTVFPLSPEPDEWEINRTDIVMRHKLGGGQYGDVYEAVWKRYNMTVAVKTLKEDTMALKDFLEEAAIMKEMKHRNLVQLLGVCTREPPFYIITEFMSKGNLLDYLRNESKHQINAVVLMHMATQIASGMSYLESRNFIHRDLAARNCLVGENHLVKVADFGLARLMRDDTYTAHAGAKFPIKWTAPEGLAYNKFSTKSDVWAFGILLWEIATYGMSPYPGVDLTDVYHMLEKGYRMECPPGCPPKVYELMRQCWQWSAADRPTFKEIHHSLENMFQESSITEEVEKQLQGGGEIPLLSYKKSQTGSTGNIHGLVLVSEPLSSSDTTSSVTKLSTFTGGMSSKNNSSIVQMRRSTNKKGKQAPAPPKRTSSFRDSAYQEQDSQNTETNTMTLDDATDLNGIARDLATMAQGTIATGGCEIEEDGEGSQGTAEPNFITQPSTSPEPIPGLTCSQKQIKPRPYPSKEPLPQKLVQVGALEVQNVKRAINRYGTLPKGARIGAYLESLRQSGMPSNQESTTVASSMTPGTVEQHEASIDNSQHRSLSPRQSNLRSQPQMTRSNSSSGVVNTYQPPNSPRTRVVAVRKNNQSDAVGLRTFRVSSNSNFRTASPSRSVQPSLADLEFPPPPADLPPPPDEIFSGQEQAELPPPISCSEISQIRNSPLSIRKAKSTDWRSKEDENEHQEDRNDVSNAEPSVKEACSRFGVNLRRRETQDNSCKTTDNKRTGFKSRIETIEPAAPPEEAPPPPPPPPPPVSTNSPPDSFERKPGMKEMLELKLINEIKQSAETKHGTTTKKPGVISSTPSALLDPASQLLSELCASFNMDSGQRHTQNEYAVSTLKTNEATQEQQQLQIHNTHKDSCISSPVTESILSSGSVGFKLKRVDKRNNPQKEETSDGQIIDFKARLRKVENAEREKSLEEKSTITEQSSESEEQQDDKRRSTGSISSLKKLWENKESCDSQPHSPKLSVRGSSGKQETLDQTEDSPEDHSGASTRSQSSGSKSDTRLWPPPEPEKPVVPAKPLKPLCSSTKHFGSSIYATPNCTKSQHAEDDLSKQNTDSKTAKQIVLELSTLIENSVLNLKSSSTIVMTSWLQLSDKVGLLHGMCANLADSGIAPHARFQFRELLGRLELQARQLRAAGTRNVAENTRLLTDLQNTIKDVVNTVQR; translated from the exons ATGGGTGCTCAACAAACTAAGGAGAGAATTGTTCCTGTTGGCTCTGCTGCGCGACAGACGCGCAAACAGCCTAGGAACCTCAAGGAATCCCGTCTTGTCGGCTCTAATATATTTACGGAGCACAGCG AAGCTCTTTTACAAAGCAGACCGCTACCTCACATTCCGGCATTACCAGATGGTGATCCACCAAATGGGTCCAGCATTCAGTCAATTTCACAACAAGTGAATATTCAACAACATACTGTGGTTTCTTCTGCTGGACTTTTGGAAGCTGCAAATAG GTGGACAAGTAAGGAAAACCTATTGGCACAAGAAGAGGATGATCCTCAACTATTTGTGGCTTTATATGATTTTCAAGCAGGTGGAGAAAATCAGCTCAGTCTTAAGAAAg GAGAACAAGTTCGTATTCTAAGTTATAATAAGAGTGGAGAATGGTGTGAAGCTCATTCAAGTACTGGTCAAGTAGGATGGGTTCCTTCAAATTATGTTACACCAGTAAATTCCTTGGAGAAACACTCCTGGTATCATGGAAGGATATCCAGGAATGCTGCAGAGTATCTCCTAAGCTCTGGTATAAATGGTAGTTTTCTGGTTCGTGAATCAGAAAGCAGTCCAGGTCAACGCAGTATTTCTTTGCGATATGAGGGTAGGGTATACCATTATAGGATTAACGAAGACAGTGAGGGAAAG atGTTTGTTACAACTGAAAGCAAATTTAATACTCTGGCAGAATTAGTACACCACCATTCAATGCTTGCTGATGGTTTAATTACACAATTACTTTATCCTGCACCAAAGCACAATAAACCTACTGTTTTCCCACTTAGCCCAG aaCCTGATGAATGGGAGATTAATAGGACAGACATAGTCATGAGGCATAAATTAGGTGGGGGGCAATATGGGGATGTTTATGAAGCTGTATGGAAGAGGTATAATATGACTGTGGCTGTAAAAACTTTAAAG GAGGATACAATGGCTCTAAAAGACTTTCTGGAGGAAGCTGCAATAATGAAGGAAATGAAGCATAGAAATCTAGTTCAGTTATTAGGTGTATGTACTCGGGAACCGCCTTTCTACATCATTACAGAGTTCATGAGCAAAGGAAATTTGCTAGACTATTTGCGGAATGAGAGTAAACATCAAATAAATGCCGTCGTTTTGATGCATATGGCTACGCAGATCGCCAGTGGAATGAGTTACTTGGAAAGCAGAAATTTCATTCACAG AGATCTAGCGGCTCGAAACTGCCTAGTGGGTGAAAATCATCTGGTGAAGGTCGCAGACTTCGGCTTGGCCCGGTTGATGAGAGATGATACGTACACGGCTCACGCTGGAGCGAAATTCCCTATAAAATGGACTGCTCCAGAAGGACTAGCATATAATAAGTTTTCTACGAAG tcTGATGTGTGGGCATTTGGCATCTTACTTTGGGAAATAGCAACCTATGGAATGTCTCCCTACCCTGGTGTTGATTTGACCGATGTCTATCATATGCTGGAAAAAGGCTACAGAATGGAATGTCCACCTGGATGTCCACCGAAAGTATATGAATTGATGCGGCAATGTTGGCAGTGGTCTGCTGCTGATAGGCCCACTTTCAAAGAAATTCACCACTCTCTTGAAAATATGTTTCAAGAATCTAGTATTACAGAAG AAGTTGAAAAGCAATTGCAAGGAGGAGGAGAAATTCCTTTACTTTCATACAAAAAATCTCAGACTGGTAGCACTGGAAACATCCATGGGCTTGTTCTAGTTTCTGAACCATTATCTTCTTCAG ATACTACCAGTTCTGTAACGAAACTGAGTACATTCACAGGTGGTATGTCGAGTAAGAACAATAGTAGTATCGTACAAATGAGACGTTCTACAAATAAAAAGGGGAAACAGGCTCCAGCCCCTCCAAAAAGAACGAG TTCGTTCCGCGACTCTGCCTATCAAGAGCAAGACTCTCAAAACACTGAAACGAACACCATGACTCTCGACGATGCCACGGATCTAAATG GTATTGCGCGAGATCTCGCGACGATGGCTCAAGGAACGATTGCTACAGGAGGCTGTGAAATCGAGGAGGATGGAGAGGGTTCTCAGGGTACGGCGGAACCAAACTTTATCACTCAACCTTCAACGTCTCCGGAACCTATACCTGGCTTAACCTGTTCACAAAAACAAATTAAGCCAAGACCTTATCCATCGAAAGAGCCATTACCACAAAAG ttGGTACAAGTTGGTGCATTAGAAGTACAGAACGTAAAAAGAGCCATTAATCGTTATGGTACATTGCCAAAAGGTGCTAGAATTGGCGCGTATTTGGAGTCTTTACGTCAGAGTGGCATGCCATCGAATCAGGAATCGACGACAGTGGCTTCTTCTATGACACCCGGTACAGTGGAACAACATGAAGCATCTATCGACAATTCGCAACACAGATCTCTTTCTCCTCGTCAAAGTAATTTACGAAGTCAGCCTCAAATGACTCGTAGTAATTCTTCAAGCGGTGTTGTTAATACTTATCAACCTCCAAATTCTCCCCGTACTCGAGTAGTAGCTGTAAGAAAGAATAATCAGTCTGATGCTGTCGGTTTAAGAACTTTTCGGGTTTCAAGTAACTCTAATTTTCGTACTGCGAGCCCATCGAGATCTGTTCAACCGTCGTTAGCTGACTTGGAGTTTCCTCCTCCACCCGCAGATTTGCCTCCTCCACCAGATGAAATTTTTTCTGGGCAAGAACAAGCTGAACTACCACCTCCTATTTCTTGCAGCGAAATTTCTCAAATAAGAAATTCTCCTTTATCCATAAGAAAAGCAAAGAGTACAGATTGGCGTTCAAAGGAGGATGAAAATGAGCATCAAGAAGACAGGAATGATGTTAGTAACGCAGAACCCTCTGTAAAAGAAGCGTGCTCGAGGTTTGGAGTTAATTTGAGACGCAGAGAAACTCAAGATAACTCGTGTAAAACTACCGATAATAAAAGAACGGGTTTTAAGTCCAGGATAGAAACAATCGAGCCTGCTGCACCACCAGAAGAAGCGCCACCACCTCCtccaccacctccaccaccaGTTTCCACAAATTCACCTCCTGATAGCTTTGAACGGAAGCCTGGAATGAAAGAGATGTTGGAATTGAAGctgataaatgaaattaaacaaagTGCAGAAACTAAACATGGTACTACTACGAAAAAACCTGGAGTAATAAGCAGTACTCCATCTGCTCTTCTGGATCCAGCATCACAGTTACTTTCGGAACTCTGTGCTAGTTTTAACATGGATTCTGGACAAAG ACACACTCAAAATGAGTACGCTGTATCAACTTTAAAAACCAACGAAGCAACTCAAGAACAACAACAACTTCAAATACATAATACTCATAAAGATTCATGCATATCTTCTCCAGTAACTGAGTCGATACTCTCTAGCGGAAGTGTCGGTTTTAAGTTGAAGAGAGTAGATAAGCGAAATAATCCGCAAAAGGAGGAGACATCTGATGGACAAATAATCGATTTCAAGGCCAGACTTCGAAAAGTTGAGAATGCAGAAAGGGAAAAATCGTTAGAGGAGAAAAGTACTATCACTGAACAATCTTCAGAATCAGAAGAACAACAAGATGATAAGCGCAGAAGCACTGGTAGTATCAGCAGTTTAAAGAAGCTTTGGGAAAATAAAGAATCCTGTGATAGTCAGCCTCACAGCCCAAAACTCAGTGTCAGAGGAAGTAGCGGTAAACAAGAAACTCTTGACCAGACAGAAGATTCACCTGAAGATCATAGTGGAGCCTCAACCCGTAGTCAGAG TTCTGGTAGCAAAAGTGATACTAGACTATGGCCACCACCTGAACCAGAAAAACCAGTTGTTCCTGCAAAACCACTAAAACCATTGTGTTCTTCAACTAAACATTTTGGTTCTTCAATTTACGCAACACCAAACTGTACGAAATCTCAACATGCAGAAGATGATCTAAGTAAACAGAATACAGACTCAAAAACCGCAAAACAGATCGTACTGGAGCTTTCAACATTAATTGAGAACAgcgtattaaatttgaaaagtaGCTCAACGATAGTAATGACTAGCTGGCTTCAACTTTCAGACAAGGTAGGGCTGTTACATGGAATGTGCGCTAATCTCGCAGACAGTGGTATCGCACCACATGCGCGATTTCAGTTTCGCGAACTTCTTGGAAGGTTAGAGCTTCAGGCACGACAACTTCGTGCAGCTGGTACTCGAAATGTCGCAGAGAATACAAGACTTCTCACTGACCTCCAAAACACGATAAAGGATGTTGTCAATACCGTACAAAGATAA